One Clupea harengus chromosome 3, Ch_v2.0.2, whole genome shotgun sequence DNA window includes the following coding sequences:
- the tmpob gene encoding thymopoietin b isoform X2, whose amino-acid sequence MAKFLEDPSVLTKEKLKDTFSSDDELPTPVVSNRTRSSGRKASRKTDKPRPDEVDMSGLSDEDLKDQLLKHGIDAGPIVASTRRLYEKQLVKVLDGAASIISSPPEPTTLKADGGQNGNTNSVQDHYSDKEDEESAPAVPEPEPEPAPVPVVSKPVRSRSKTPVTVRTSSRRQNKVEEKVSAAYETAVTEEEDVLKEMFPNQTATPTGISATCRKPIHGAAGRPVKPLNLWREETLQHQSIYTETSSILQGHSTLAAPPSQGSRVGRCLSLLLRLMVLLTVIAAVYYTYQNVDSEHINYIRGLVESTGIPALITGGESTADKSSE is encoded by the exons ATGGCGAAATTCCTCGAAGACCCGTCAGTTCTCACTAAAGAGAAACTCAAAG ACACCTTTTCGAGTGATGATGAACTGCCGACTCCCGTGGTCTCCAATCGGACTCGGTCCTCAGGAAGG AAAGCTTCAAGGAAGACGGATAAACCTCGACCAGATGAggttgacatgtcaggcctctCCGATGAAGATCTGAAGGACCAGTTGCTTAAACATGGAATTGATGCTGGTCCTATTGTAG CCTCAACACGCAGACTCTATGAGAAGCAGCTAGTGAAGGTTCTAGATGGAGCTGCCAGCATCATATCAAGTCCTCCAGAGCCAACCACCTTGAAGGCGGATGGCGGTCAGAATGGAAACACAAACTCTGTGCAAGATCACTACAGTGATAAGGAGGATG AGGAATCAGCCCCAGCAGTGcctgagccagagccagagccagcccCTGTCCCTGTCGTAAGCAAGCCAGTCAGGAGCCGGAGCAAGACTCCTGTTACAGTCCGCACCAGCAGTAGACGGCAAAATAAG GTGGAGGAAAAAGTATCCGCTGCATATGAGACTGCAgtgactgaggaggaggatgtttTAAAGGAGATGTTTCCCAATCAGACGGCCACTCCCACAGGAATCAG TGCCACTTGTCGAAAGCCTATTCACGGGGCAGCTGGCCGGCCTGTGAAGCCCTTGAACCTCTGGAGAGAAGAAACCCTCCAGCATCAGAGTATCTACACAGAGACCAGCTCCATCCTACAGGGCCACTCCACCTTAGCAGCTCCCCCCTCTCAGGGCTCCCGTGTGGGTCGCTGCCTCTCACTGCTCTTGAGGCTGATGGTTCTCCTCACTGTGATTGCAGCTGTCTACTACACCTACCAGAATGTGGACAGTGAGCACATCAATTACATCCGAGGCCTGGTAGAGAGCACCGGCATCCCCGCCCTGATCACTGGAGGTGAGAGTACAGCAGACAAAAGCAGCGAATGA
- the LOC122132794 gene encoding galanin receptor 2b, whose product LQAHNTYSLIFACTCGVILGIGFFANLLVFSLFAKYNTLRKNRLDILLLSMALADFLTLLLIPFTLHSAMSFSWPLGDTSCKVYQFLLAFLLAASTYSLCAVSMARAMIITNPYQPPTMDLVVLMFMLVWALSFFISLPLRLFATKVSLGPSMNNVSFCLPTIHEHHYQVVISQFVLYYFVPMLVIAVNYVRLTLFLHKSPVMSVASARNTRRASLMVFLAAGTFSVCWLPGYILELCVYLGLYRHGQSWEMFYFTCTVLQYLHPCVNPVLYVLLSKRYRHGRAVCLLNCNKNRVHPHVISVTDSFN is encoded by the coding sequence CTACAGGCGCACAATACATATTCCCTGATCTTTGCCTGCACCTGTGGTGTGATATTAGGGATTGGTTTCTTTGCCAACCTACTGGTTTTCTCCCTCTTTGCCAAGTACAACACACTGAGAAAAAACCGTCTGGACATCCTGCTGCTGAGCATGGCCCTCGCTGACTTCCTCACCCTGCTGCTCATTCCCTTCACTCTGCACTCCGCCATGAGCTTCTCCTGGCCCCTGGGAGACACCTCCTGCAAAGTCTATCAGTTCCTGCTGGCGTTCCTGCTCGCTGCCAGCACTTACTCGCTGTGTGCAGTGTCTATGGCCAGAGCCATGATAATCACTAACCCTTACCAGCCACCCACCATGGACTTGGTAGTCCTAATGTTCATGCTGGTCTGGGCTCTCAGCTTCTTCATCAGCCTACCACTACGACTCTTCGCCACCAAGGTAAGCCTCGGTCCAAGTATGAACAATGTAAGCTTTTGCTTACCCACCATCCATGAGCATCATTACCAGGTGGTGATCAGTCAGTTTGTCCTCTACTACTTTGTGCCGATGCTAGTCATTGCAGTCAATTATGTACGTCTAACACTATTTTTACACAAAAGCCCTGTGATGTCAGTGGCCAGTGCTCGCAATACTCGGCGGGCCTCACTCATGGTTTTCCTGGCTGCAGGGACATTTTCAGTGTGCTGGTTACCAGGATACATACTGGAGCTTTGTGTTTACCTTGGCCTGTACCGCCACGGACAGTCTTGGGAGATGTTCTACTTCACCTGCACTGTGCTGCAGTATCTGCACCCGTGCGTCAACCCAGTGCTGTACGTGCTGCTGTCTAAACGCTACCGCCATGGGAGGGCAGTGTGTCTACTCAACTGCAACAAGAACAGGGTCCATCCTCATGTTATCAGTGTGACTGACAGCTTTAATTAA
- the tmpob gene encoding thymopoietin b isoform X1, with protein MAKFLEDPSVLTKEKLKGELLANDVLLPNGDQKKEVYVQLYLKKLTVLNNMTYQDTFSSDDELPTPVVSNRTRSSGRKASRKTDKPRPDEVDMSGLSDEDLKDQLLKHGIDAGPIVASTRRLYEKQLVKVLDGAASIISSPPEPTTLKADGGQNGNTNSVQDHYSDKEDEESAPAVPEPEPEPAPVPVVSKPVRSRSKTPVTVRTSSRRQNKVEEKVSAAYETAVTEEEDVLKEMFPNQTATPTGISATCRKPIHGAAGRPVKPLNLWREETLQHQSIYTETSSILQGHSTLAAPPSQGSRVGRCLSLLLRLMVLLTVIAAVYYTYQNVDSEHINYIRGLVESTGIPALITGGESTADKSSE; from the exons ATGGCGAAATTCCTCGAAGACCCGTCAGTTCTCACTAAAGAGAAACTCAAAGGTGAGTTGCTAGCCAATGATGTACTTCTCCCAAATGGAGACCAGAAGAAGGAGGTGTATGTTCAATTATATTTGAAGAAACTGACTGTGTTAAACAACATGACTTATCAAGACACCTTTTCGAGTGATGATGAACTGCCGACTCCCGTGGTCTCCAATCGGACTCGGTCCTCAGGAAGG AAAGCTTCAAGGAAGACGGATAAACCTCGACCAGATGAggttgacatgtcaggcctctCCGATGAAGATCTGAAGGACCAGTTGCTTAAACATGGAATTGATGCTGGTCCTATTGTAG CCTCAACACGCAGACTCTATGAGAAGCAGCTAGTGAAGGTTCTAGATGGAGCTGCCAGCATCATATCAAGTCCTCCAGAGCCAACCACCTTGAAGGCGGATGGCGGTCAGAATGGAAACACAAACTCTGTGCAAGATCACTACAGTGATAAGGAGGATG AGGAATCAGCCCCAGCAGTGcctgagccagagccagagccagcccCTGTCCCTGTCGTAAGCAAGCCAGTCAGGAGCCGGAGCAAGACTCCTGTTACAGTCCGCACCAGCAGTAGACGGCAAAATAAG GTGGAGGAAAAAGTATCCGCTGCATATGAGACTGCAgtgactgaggaggaggatgtttTAAAGGAGATGTTTCCCAATCAGACGGCCACTCCCACAGGAATCAG TGCCACTTGTCGAAAGCCTATTCACGGGGCAGCTGGCCGGCCTGTGAAGCCCTTGAACCTCTGGAGAGAAGAAACCCTCCAGCATCAGAGTATCTACACAGAGACCAGCTCCATCCTACAGGGCCACTCCACCTTAGCAGCTCCCCCCTCTCAGGGCTCCCGTGTGGGTCGCTGCCTCTCACTGCTCTTGAGGCTGATGGTTCTCCTCACTGTGATTGCAGCTGTCTACTACACCTACCAGAATGTGGACAGTGAGCACATCAATTACATCCGAGGCCTGGTAGAGAGCACCGGCATCCCCGCCCTGATCACTGGAGGTGAGAGTACAGCAGACAAAAGCAGCGAATGA